From Carassius auratus strain Wakin chromosome 10, ASM336829v1, whole genome shotgun sequence, a single genomic window includes:
- the LOC113110215 gene encoding density-regulated protein yields MATTENAESGSPENKVDRADQDAKYPLKVLYCGVCSLPVEYCEYMPEPAKCKQWLEKNFPDVFAKLTLAPKKETTGGGGGGGGGGEAPAVGEEEEKKKQKRGGRGQIKQKKKTVPQKVTIAKIPRAKKKYVTRVCGLATFDIELKEAQRFFAQKFSCGASVTAEDEIIIQGDFTDDIIDVIQEKWPEVDDDSIDDLGEVKK; encoded by the exons ATGGCTACTACTGAGAATGCAGAGTCGGGGTCACCAGAAAATAAAGTGGATCGGGCCGACCAAGATGCAAAGTACCCACTGAAAGTTCTCTATTGTGGAG TGTGTTCTCTGCCAGTAGAG TACTGCGAGTACATGCCTGAGCCGGCTAAATGCAAACAGTGGCTTGAGAAGAACTTTCCTGATGTGTTTGCTAAACTGACTCTGG CACCCAAGAAGGAAAcaacaggaggaggaggaggaggaggaggaggaggagaggcacCCGCTgtgggagaggaagaggagaagaagaaacagaagagag GTGGAAGAGGtcaaattaaacagaaaaagaaGACCGTCCCGCAAAAAGTCACAATAGCAAAAATCCCACGAGCTAAAAAGAAATACGTCACAAGGGTGTGTGGCCTGGCCACCTTCG ACATTGAGCTTAAAGAGGCTCAGAGGTTCTTTGCTCAGAAATTCTCCTGCGGTGCCTCAGTGACAGCAGAAGACGAAATCATCATTCAGGGAGACTTTACAGACGACATCATCGACGTCATCCAGGAAAAATGGCCTGAG GTGGACGACGACAGCATTGACGATCTTGGAGAGGTCAAAAAGTGA